The following proteins are encoded in a genomic region of Nicoliella spurrieriana:
- a CDS encoding histidine phosphatase family protein has product MPTVNIYFVRHGQTYLNFYNRIQGLIDAPLTDQGIKDADQAGERLKSVVFDAAYSSDLPRAANTGRHILAKNPTSIKEPILDPAFREVNFGYFEGNDSGQAWHFIGGPKGLNDFGAMLKKLGMGGSATLIRKADPYQEAEDDDMIRQRFQPGLDRILAAAKDGDNILVTAHGCIIRWITEQYSDYDISVPIYNGSVTKMVVTDHQPTIESYNQID; this is encoded by the coding sequence ATGCCAACTGTAAATATCTATTTTGTTCGTCACGGTCAAACCTATTTAAATTTTTATAACCGCATTCAAGGCCTCATTGATGCTCCGTTGACCGACCAGGGGATCAAAGATGCAGATCAGGCTGGGGAACGTTTAAAATCAGTCGTCTTCGATGCTGCGTATTCTAGTGACCTTCCCCGCGCTGCCAATACCGGCCGTCACATTTTAGCCAAGAATCCCACTTCAATTAAGGAACCCATTTTGGACCCCGCCTTTCGTGAAGTCAACTTCGGTTACTTCGAGGGTAATGATAGTGGCCAAGCATGGCACTTTATCGGTGGTCCCAAGGGCCTTAATGACTTCGGCGCCATGCTTAAAAAATTAGGGATGGGTGGTAGTGCGACCTTAATTCGCAAGGCAGACCCATATCAAGAGGCTGAAGATGATGATATGATTCGGCAACGGTTCCAACCCGGATTAGACCGGATTCTAGCAGCTGCCAAGGATGGCGATAATATTTTAGTAACCGCTCACGGGTGCATCATTCGGTGGATCACTGAACAATACAGTGACTATGATATTTCAGTCCCCATCTACAACGGTAGTGTTACCAAGATGGTCGTAACCGATCATCAACCTACGATCGAATCATACAATCAAATTGACTAA
- the helD gene encoding RNA polymerase recycling motor HelD yields MADSIKEYEQHHLDVVEDEIVTQKHKFEISVKKAEQDENAIQDNFYNDVRLNSGTYSGLMDTSVSIRQQQQLLDERQNSWNNATAQVEKLKRLQVRPYFARIDIHEHGENRDETIYIGLASLADSPDHYLIYDWRAPISSIYYENKLGAVKYMTPDGEQTVDVKLKRQFQIENGKIKTIFDTDAAIGDQLLLNNLNNQSSTKMKSIVTTIQREQNQIIRDTKSDLLFVQGAAGSGKTAAVLQRVAFLLYRYRGNLSSSQVILFSPNQLFNDYINQVLPELGEQNMVQMTYYQYASHRLPNLEVENLSQRFLEDNSGATHKRKINDFKSSLAYFDAVSQYAESLNHTGMRFRNIKFQGNVLFSKELIQSIYYGFNDNYNLRNRIDETREALVKRLNRRIKSEVKAKWVESAIQDLSDEQLRTLRMSHPDEFADPDAEYRFIAKHIVIGAFKRVHKQIIHNRFLSINQQTVDMLRQMPQLIDLSHHQITNEEWKAGINSTIKGLKNGQISMADVSAYLYLYDRMTGRHVNRDIRYLFIDEVQDYTPFQLAFLKYNFPRAKFTLLGDLNQAIFTHVNSQTMMNDLATMFDPEQTRVIELNKSYRSTEQITDFSKYLLGSDSKIESFARQGALPMVTVAKDHDAALTALEQVIQSEPGETIAIIGKTLSDCKQLSAHLDQRGVKNNLLRTENQRLTKGVLVIPSYLAKGLEFDSVVMWDASKQRYQAEDDRQLVYTICTRAMHDLTVIATGELSPLFNAVPKQRYQVK; encoded by the coding sequence ATGGCCGACTCGATTAAAGAATATGAACAACACCACTTAGACGTGGTGGAAGATGAAATTGTAACCCAAAAGCATAAATTTGAAATTAGTGTCAAAAAAGCTGAACAAGATGAAAATGCAATTCAAGATAATTTTTATAATGATGTCCGGCTAAATTCCGGAACCTACAGTGGACTAATGGACACCTCGGTGTCGATTCGTCAACAACAACAACTGCTAGATGAACGGCAAAATAGCTGGAACAACGCCACCGCCCAGGTTGAAAAATTAAAGCGGCTACAGGTACGGCCCTACTTTGCCCGCATTGATATTCACGAGCATGGCGAGAATCGTGATGAAACGATTTACATTGGCTTAGCTTCACTGGCCGATTCGCCGGACCACTACCTAATTTACGATTGGCGCGCCCCAATTTCTAGTATCTACTACGAAAATAAGTTGGGAGCGGTTAAATACATGACTCCCGATGGCGAACAAACCGTGGATGTAAAGTTAAAACGGCAGTTCCAAATCGAAAATGGTAAGATTAAGACCATCTTTGATACCGATGCTGCAATCGGTGATCAACTGTTGCTCAATAACTTGAATAACCAGTCAAGCACTAAGATGAAGAGCATCGTAACGACCATCCAACGCGAGCAAAACCAGATTATCCGGGATACTAAATCAGACCTACTATTCGTCCAGGGAGCTGCTGGATCCGGAAAAACAGCTGCAGTGCTACAACGAGTGGCGTTTTTACTTTATCGCTACCGGGGCAATTTAAGTTCCTCCCAGGTGATTTTATTTTCACCTAACCAGTTGTTCAATGACTACATTAACCAGGTCTTACCAGAACTGGGCGAACAAAACATGGTTCAAATGACGTACTACCAATACGCTAGCCACCGGTTACCGAATCTGGAAGTGGAAAACCTATCCCAACGCTTCTTGGAGGATAATTCCGGTGCGACCCATAAACGTAAGATTAATGACTTTAAGAGCAGCCTGGCATATTTTGATGCGGTCAGTCAGTATGCTGAGAGCCTGAATCACACCGGGATGCGGTTTAGAAACATTAAATTTCAGGGCAATGTTTTATTTAGTAAGGAATTAATTCAATCCATCTACTACGGCTTCAACGATAACTACAACCTTAGAAACCGGATTGACGAGACCCGTGAAGCACTAGTGAAACGCTTGAATCGGCGCATCAAGTCCGAAGTAAAGGCCAAATGGGTCGAAAGTGCCATCCAAGACCTAAGTGATGAACAACTGCGGACGCTTAGAATGAGCCACCCCGATGAATTTGCCGACCCCGATGCTGAATACCGCTTTATCGCTAAACACATCGTCATCGGTGCGTTCAAGCGGGTGCATAAGCAAATTATTCATAACCGCTTTTTGAGTATCAACCAACAAACCGTGGACATGCTTCGTCAGATGCCCCAATTAATTGATTTAAGCCACCATCAAATTACCAATGAAGAATGGAAAGCGGGGATTAATTCGACCATCAAGGGCCTTAAAAACGGCCAAATTTCAATGGCTGACGTCTCAGCGTACCTCTACTTGTACGATCGAATGACGGGGCGCCACGTTAACCGCGATATTCGCTACCTCTTCATTGATGAAGTCCAGGATTACACGCCATTTCAATTGGCCTTTTTAAAGTATAACTTCCCCCGGGCCAAGTTCACGTTATTAGGCGACTTGAATCAAGCTATCTTTACCCATGTGAATAGCCAGACGATGATGAATGATTTGGCAACCATGTTCGATCCAGAACAGACCCGGGTGATTGAATTGAACAAGTCGTACCGTTCGACCGAACAAATTACCGATTTTAGTAAGTACCTCCTGGGCAGCGATTCAAAGATTGAATCGTTCGCCCGGCAGGGAGCATTACCCATGGTAACGGTCGCTAAGGATCACGACGCAGCACTGACTGCACTCGAACAAGTTATTCAAAGTGAGCCCGGCGAAACGATTGCCATCATTGGAAAAACCCTATCTGATTGTAAGCAGCTGAGTGCACACCTTGATCAACGCGGGGTCAAAAACAACCTATTGCGGACTGAGAACCAGCGGTTGACCAAGGGGGTCTTGGTGATTCCATCCTACCTTGCCAAGGGGCTTGAATTTGATTCCGTTGTAATGTGGGATGCTTCAAAGCAACGCTACCAAGCCGAAGATGACCGGCAGTTAGTCTATACGATTTGTACCCGGGCAATGCACGACTTGACCGTCATTGCTACTGGTGAACTATCGCCATTGTTCAATGCGGTGCCAAAGCAACGCTACCAGGTCAAATAG
- the coaA gene encoding type I pantothenate kinase, translating into MSKPINYYSFTKERWREFYKTKSVPVTQNGLKRVKAFNDEISLQDVQDVYIPLVHLLRLRTDSFDQWQTTRAQFLQQPARKIPFIIGISGSVAVGKSTTARLLELLLSYFLKDRKVQLITTDGFLYPTEELKRRGILNRKGFPESYDMARLIYFLDQVKDGQKDVKAPVYSHDVYDIIPNRYDIIDRPDILIIEGINTLQLPSNQQIYVSDYTDFSIYIDADSKLIESWYLDRFKKLMDTAFMNPSNYYYDYATGDRNEALQMAKRVWRDIDLPNLNDNILPTRSRADMIIHKSNQHIIDELLLRKY; encoded by the coding sequence ATGAGCAAACCAATTAATTACTATTCCTTTACTAAGGAGCGGTGGCGTGAGTTTTATAAGACTAAGTCCGTTCCGGTAACACAAAACGGCTTGAAGCGTGTGAAGGCGTTTAACGATGAGATCTCACTACAGGATGTACAAGACGTCTACATTCCGTTGGTTCATTTACTGCGGTTACGGACCGATAGTTTTGATCAATGGCAGACCACACGAGCCCAGTTCTTACAACAACCGGCTCGCAAGATTCCGTTCATTATTGGAATTTCCGGTAGCGTTGCGGTTGGAAAGTCAACGACTGCCCGCTTATTGGAACTATTGTTGTCATACTTTTTAAAGGATCGCAAGGTACAATTGATCACGACCGATGGTTTTTTGTACCCGACTGAAGAACTCAAGCGGCGGGGCATTTTGAATCGGAAGGGGTTTCCGGAAAGCTATGATATGGCCCGCTTAATTTATTTTTTGGACCAGGTCAAAGATGGGCAAAAAGACGTTAAAGCGCCGGTGTATTCCCATGATGTATACGATATTATCCCGAATCGTTATGATATTATTGACCGCCCCGATATTTTGATTATTGAGGGCATCAATACGTTACAGTTGCCTAGTAATCAACAGATCTACGTTAGTGATTATACCGATTTTTCCATCTACATTGATGCTGACTCGAAATTAATTGAGAGTTGGTACCTGGACCGCTTCAAAAAATTAATGGATACGGCATTCATGAACCCATCGAATTATTACTATGATTATGCAACTGGTGATCGAAATGAGGCACTACAAATGGCGAAGCGGGTCTGGCGCGATATTGACCTGCCAAATCTAAATGATAATATTTTACCCACCCGGAGTCGGGCCGATATGATCATTCATAAATCAAATCAGCATATCATCGATGAACTATTGTTACGAAAATACTAG
- the guaA gene encoding glutamine-hydrolyzing GMP synthase produces MANIDLSSFDKILVLDFGSQYNQLITRRIRDLGVYSELKPHTMTAEEIKEWGPKGIIFSGGPNSVYDKNSLRVDPKVFELGIPILGICYGMQLMAYTLGGGEVESSNGQYGHAEIDVTEHDKPTLFSGLPEKQPVWMSHGDLVTKVPNGFESVATTAECPITAMQDDARKFYGVQFHAEVRNTKYGNDILKNFAFNICGAKANWTMDDFIDLQVNSIRKEVGDQKVILALSGGVDSSVVAALLNRAIGDQLTCIFVDHGLMRKNEPEQVMKALNEDLGVNIIKVDAQQRFLSKLAGVADPEQKRKIIGKEFIEVFNDEASKLKDIKFLAQGTLYTDVIESGTDTAQTIKSHHNVGGLPEDMQFKLIEPLRSLFKDEVRVLGKKLGIADDLVWRQPFPGPGLGIRVIGAITEEKLHLVRETDAILRDEIAKAGLQREVWQYFTVLPGFKSVGVMGDGRTYEYTIAIRAVSSIDGMTADFSQIPWDVLSKISTRMVNDVKGINRIVYDITSKPPSTIEWE; encoded by the coding sequence TTGGCTAATATTGATTTATCATCATTTGATAAAATCTTGGTATTAGACTTTGGTAGTCAATATAATCAATTGATTACCCGTCGAATCCGTGATTTGGGCGTTTACTCAGAATTAAAACCCCATACGATGACTGCTGAAGAAATTAAGGAATGGGGCCCAAAGGGGATTATCTTCTCCGGAGGTCCTAATAGTGTTTACGATAAAAACTCCCTTCGAGTGGATCCAAAGGTGTTCGAATTAGGGATTCCAATTCTAGGGATTTGTTATGGAATGCAATTAATGGCTTACACCCTAGGTGGTGGTGAAGTTGAATCTTCCAACGGTCAGTATGGACATGCTGAAATTGACGTCACCGAACATGATAAACCAACGTTATTCTCAGGACTCCCTGAAAAACAACCCGTTTGGATGAGTCACGGTGACCTGGTCACCAAGGTACCGAATGGATTTGAAAGTGTTGCTACGACCGCTGAATGTCCAATTACTGCCATGCAAGATGACGCACGGAAATTCTATGGAGTCCAATTCCACGCTGAAGTGCGGAATACCAAGTATGGTAATGACATCTTAAAGAACTTTGCGTTTAACATTTGTGGTGCTAAAGCGAACTGGACGATGGATGATTTCATTGACCTGCAGGTAAATAGCATCCGCAAAGAAGTTGGCGACCAAAAGGTCATCTTGGCCCTTTCCGGGGGCGTGGATTCTAGCGTCGTGGCTGCATTATTGAACCGCGCGATTGGTGATCAACTAACTTGTATCTTTGTTGACCATGGTTTGATGAGAAAGAACGAACCAGAGCAGGTAATGAAGGCCTTAAATGAAGATTTAGGGGTAAACATCATTAAGGTTGACGCTCAACAACGTTTCTTAAGCAAGTTGGCAGGGGTTGCCGACCCAGAACAAAAGCGTAAGATCATCGGGAAGGAATTCATTGAAGTCTTTAATGACGAAGCTTCTAAGCTCAAGGACATTAAGTTCTTAGCTCAAGGGACGTTGTATACCGATGTGATCGAAAGTGGGACCGATACTGCCCAAACCATCAAGTCACACCATAACGTAGGTGGACTACCTGAAGACATGCAGTTTAAGTTGATCGAACCACTCCGGAGTCTCTTTAAGGACGAAGTACGGGTACTTGGTAAGAAGTTAGGAATTGCCGATGATTTAGTATGGCGCCAACCATTCCCAGGGCCTGGCCTTGGAATTCGGGTGATTGGTGCAATTACCGAAGAAAAACTCCACTTAGTGCGTGAGACCGACGCCATTTTGCGTGATGAAATTGCGAAGGCCGGGCTACAACGTGAAGTTTGGCAATACTTTACCGTTCTTCCTGGTTTTAAGAGTGTTGGGGTAATGGGCGATGGCCGGACCTATGAATACACGATTGCAATTCGGGCCGTTTCATCAATTGATGGGATGACCGCTGATTTTTCACAGATTCCATGGGATGTGCTATCTAAGATTTCGACTCGGATGGTAAATGATGTGAAGGGGATTAACCGGATTGTGTATGATATTACTAGTAAGCCACCTTCGACCATTGAATGGGAATAA
- a CDS encoding glutamate-5-semialdehyde dehydrogenase, with translation MNQNDLIELGHRAKQASYVISAMGTHQKNQLLLAFADALEQHQADILAANQRDLTNSQIEPRFVDRLTLTETRIADMAHGLRSLAELADPIAEIDGGWETESGLRVIKQRVPLGVVGMIYEARPNVTIDAAGLCFKSGNAVILRGGKESLHSNITLANLMRQVLKAHGLDENIIQIIPDPSHELAQQFMELTDSIDVLIPRGSARLIQAVVKNATVPVIETGAGNCHIYVDQAADAQMALDIIINGKVQRPSVCNSIEKVLIHRSVAAQMLPEIVASLRKHGVEVRGDAATQQIVPDVIPANTADWSTEYNALIIAIKVVDSEEQAIQWINQYGTHHSEVIVSDNYQAGTQFQTQVDAACVYVNASSRFTDGFEFGFGAEIGISTQKLHARGPMGLKALTSYKYIINGNGQVRK, from the coding sequence ATGAATCAAAATGATTTAATTGAACTTGGCCACCGCGCCAAACAGGCTAGCTACGTAATCAGTGCCATGGGCACGCACCAAAAGAACCAGCTGCTGTTAGCATTTGCAGATGCACTAGAACAACACCAAGCAGACATTTTAGCCGCTAACCAACGCGACCTAACCAATTCACAGATCGAACCCCGCTTCGTAGACCGCTTGACCCTTACTGAAACTAGAATCGCTGATATGGCCCACGGTTTGCGTTCACTAGCTGAACTAGCGGACCCCATCGCTGAAATTGACGGGGGCTGGGAAACCGAAAGCGGCCTGCGGGTCATTAAACAACGGGTCCCACTGGGGGTGGTGGGCATGATTTATGAAGCCCGTCCGAACGTAACGATTGACGCTGCCGGACTATGTTTTAAATCCGGCAACGCCGTCATCCTAAGGGGCGGTAAGGAGTCACTTCATTCTAACATCACCTTGGCAAACTTAATGCGGCAGGTATTAAAAGCGCATGGGCTCGATGAGAACATCATTCAAATTATTCCGGACCCTTCACACGAGTTAGCCCAACAGTTCATGGAGTTGACCGACTCCATTGACGTTTTGATTCCCCGCGGGAGCGCGCGGTTAATTCAAGCCGTCGTCAAAAACGCAACCGTTCCGGTGATTGAAACCGGCGCTGGAAACTGCCATATCTATGTCGATCAAGCTGCCGATGCTCAGATGGCACTCGATATCATCATTAACGGAAAGGTGCAACGGCCATCGGTATGTAATTCGATTGAAAAGGTGTTAATTCACCGCTCCGTTGCTGCTCAAATGTTACCAGAAATCGTTGCTAGCTTACGCAAGCACGGTGTTGAAGTGCGTGGGGATGCGGCCACTCAACAGATCGTTCCCGATGTGATTCCGGCCAATACGGCGGACTGGTCCACTGAATACAATGCATTGATCATTGCCATTAAGGTGGTTGATTCAGAAGAACAGGCAATTCAATGGATCAACCAGTATGGTACCCACCATTCCGAAGTCATTGTTTCTGATAACTACCAAGCTGGTACGCAATTCCAAACGCAAGTCGATGCAGCGTGTGTGTACGTGAACGCATCATCACGGTTCACGGACGGCTTCGAATTTGGCTTTGGGGCTGAGATTGGCATCTCAACTCAAAAACTCCACGCGAGGGGGCCGATGGGTCTTAAAGCACTCACCTCATACAAGTACATCATCAATGGGAATGGCCAGGTTAGAAAATAA
- the proB gene encoding glutamate 5-kinase, producing MKTKYKRIVIKIGTSSIIDADSNIRKDVIESLTAVLSGLNQAGLEVLLVTSGAVGVGMHTVGMHTRPSEIGELQALSAIGQSELMDIYADHFKAHDQTVAQLLLTRDVVDYPKSSQNVLKTINTLLKNNVIPIINENDAISVDEFDHRTTFGENDQLAAIVTNFVNADLLIILSDINGLYDANPKKHPDAKLLEWIPAITEQLRSVAGGHGSQFGTGGMETKLNAADLILQNHRAMAILNGQDPSIINQLISGANVGTYFSAERPEGRNNESK from the coding sequence ATGAAAACTAAATATAAAAGAATTGTTATCAAAATTGGCACAAGCTCAATCATCGATGCCGATAGCAATATTCGTAAGGACGTCATTGAATCATTAACTGCGGTCTTAAGTGGATTGAACCAGGCCGGCTTAGAAGTCCTCCTGGTCACTTCCGGTGCGGTCGGGGTCGGCATGCACACGGTCGGGATGCACACTAGGCCAAGTGAAATTGGTGAATTGCAAGCCCTATCTGCCATCGGTCAAAGTGAATTAATGGACATTTACGCTGATCACTTTAAAGCCCACGACCAAACGGTAGCCCAGCTACTCTTGACCCGCGACGTTGTCGACTATCCTAAGAGCAGTCAAAACGTATTAAAGACGATTAATACGCTTCTAAAAAACAACGTCATCCCAATCATCAACGAAAATGATGCTATCTCAGTGGATGAATTTGACCACCGGACGACATTTGGTGAAAATGACCAATTGGCTGCCATCGTCACCAACTTTGTAAATGCTGATTTATTAATCATCCTATCAGACATTAATGGCTTATACGATGCCAACCCCAAGAAACATCCCGATGCAAAACTATTAGAATGGATCCCGGCAATTACCGAACAACTTCGTTCGGTCGCTGGCGGCCATGGTTCGCAATTCGGCACTGGAGGGATGGAAACCAAATTAAATGCAGCTGATTTAATTCTGCAAAATCATCGGGCCATGGCCATCTTAAATGGCCAAGACCCATCCATTATCAATCAATTAATTAGCGGCGCAAACGTTGGAACCTACTTTAGCGCCGAGAGACCGGAGGGACGTAACAATGAATCAAAATGA
- a CDS encoding RluA family pseudouridine synthase translates to MIILGRKEEGQTHIELEWQYQNQSGNTLKSFLKQHGISHRMFLSLRATGDFRVNDRSVTSNVALHPGDVVKVSLPAESSDPNVVASSQPLDIIHEDANWLVVNKPAGLTSVPGPSNRQDTLVNRIKGHLLAEGSQDLRPHLITRLDRFTSGVVLVAKHRIANSLANQQVMNHAIEKHYLALAQGAFDDEHGLIDFPIGKQDDEIKRHRMAAGQSAKTEYWVVKRFSDYTQLLLQLHTGRTHQIRVHLSETGHPLLGDQLYGGPLDAGIDRQALHACSIKFYDPFSERFVQYEAPIPNDIAVLIDRED, encoded by the coding sequence ATGATAATACTTGGAAGAAAAGAAGAGGGGCAGACGCATATCGAATTAGAATGGCAGTACCAAAATCAATCTGGGAACACACTAAAGAGTTTTTTGAAACAACACGGGATTAGCCACCGGATGTTTTTATCACTACGAGCCACCGGTGATTTCAGGGTCAACGACCGTTCCGTGACCAGCAATGTGGCACTACACCCAGGTGACGTGGTTAAAGTTAGCCTCCCTGCTGAAAGTAGTGATCCCAACGTGGTTGCCAGTTCGCAACCGCTGGACATTATCCATGAAGATGCTAACTGGTTAGTGGTCAATAAACCAGCGGGTCTAACTTCGGTGCCGGGACCTAGTAATCGACAGGACACGTTAGTGAATCGCATTAAGGGGCACTTGCTTGCTGAAGGCAGCCAGGACCTAAGACCACATTTAATTACCCGTTTAGACCGGTTTACTAGTGGGGTGGTATTAGTTGCCAAGCATCGGATTGCCAATAGTCTAGCTAACCAGCAGGTCATGAACCATGCGATTGAAAAGCACTACTTGGCATTGGCCCAGGGGGCATTTGATGATGAACACGGGCTGATCGACTTTCCAATCGGTAAGCAGGATGACGAGATCAAACGCCATCGAATGGCAGCTGGGCAATCTGCTAAGACCGAATACTGGGTCGTTAAACGCTTTAGCGACTATACCCAGTTGCTTTTGCAATTGCATACCGGTCGCACCCACCAAATTAGGGTCCACCTAAGCGAAACGGGGCACCCGTTGTTAGGGGATCAATTATATGGCGGCCCCTTAGATGCGGGCATTGATCGGCAGGCATTGCATGCGTGCTCAATAAAATTTTATGATCCGTTTAGTGAGCGGTTCGTGCAGTATGAGGCACCAATTCCAAATGATATCGCAGTTTTAATTGATAGGGAGGACTGA
- a CDS encoding DUF1003 domain-containing protein yields the protein MGDENGDAQCIVDGKRYPVEAGMYLHELRRPLYNQIKNEHRTATPQSFICNHHLLDYRINRIDQMIHSDDLHNQRINRRLTKALQDDNYEVTDVNKVLSDQQTFGERVADGVARFGGSWTFILIFVAILATWMVLNVTHLFGVKFDPYPFILLNLFLSCIAAIQAPIIMMSQNRSADRDRMDAENDFHVNLKSEHELRILHAKLDHLNQSQMPHTLEISRLQLEMMGEIRGEIEKLRMEHIKLNQSKEDSEHAR from the coding sequence ATGGGGGATGAAAATGGGGATGCACAATGCATCGTTGATGGCAAGCGCTATCCAGTGGAAGCGGGGATGTATTTACATGAGTTAAGGCGGCCCCTATACAACCAAATTAAAAATGAACACCGGACTGCCACTCCGCAAAGCTTTATTTGTAACCACCACCTGTTGGATTACCGCATTAATCGAATTGATCAGATGATTCATTCGGATGATTTGCATAATCAACGGATTAACCGCCGGTTGACCAAGGCCCTTCAAGATGATAATTATGAAGTGACCGATGTGAATAAGGTGTTAAGTGATCAACAAACGTTTGGGGAGCGCGTTGCAGATGGGGTGGCCCGGTTCGGGGGTAGTTGGACGTTTATTTTAATCTTCGTTGCCATTCTAGCAACGTGGATGGTATTGAACGTGACACATTTATTTGGGGTGAAGTTCGACCCGTATCCATTTATCCTGTTAAATTTATTTTTGAGCTGTATTGCAGCGATTCAGGCTCCGATTATTATGATGAGTCAAAATCGGTCTGCTGATCGTGATCGAATGGATGCTGAAAATGACTTCCATGTTAATTTAAAGTCTGAGCATGAATTGCGCATCTTACATGCAAAATTAGACCACTTAAACCAAAGTCAAATGCCACATACGCTAGAAATTTCACGGCTTCAATTGGAAATGATGGGTGAAATTCGTGGTGAAATTGAAAAAT